Genomic DNA from Salinibacter pepae:
TTCCCCGTCGGGCCCTGCCACGCCCACAACAAAAAAGCACAGTGCCGGGCCGTCCCCGACACTGCGCAGTGTTGCTTCGTCCGTATGGCGACGCGCCGGTGCCTGGCGGTTAGTTGTCCTCCGGGTTGGGTGCCGCGGTGGACTCTTCGGGCGCCCCGTCGCCCCGGTCCACCGGCTCGGTCATGTCGTCGACCATCTCGTCGAGGTCGAGGTCATCGGTGTCGCCCGGTTCGCGGTCCACCGCGCGGGGGTCCTCGCCCTCTCCCTCAAACTGCGGGATGTGCTCCTGCGGGTGCGCTTTGCCCGCGTCGCGCCCCAGGGGGCTGCCCTCGTGGATGTAGAAGTCGTCGTTGGGCAGGGTGTCGCTGTGCGCACGGGCGGCCTCCGCGGCGTCTCGCATGCTCTCGTCCGCATTGTCGCGCATCCTGCCGAAGTTGCGGTGGATCTTGCGCCTGAACCACTCGAAGAGGTACTCGAACGCGGCACGGTCCCGCTCGAATTCCGGCCCGAACTCGCCGGAGCGAAGCTGGTCGTCCATCTTTGAGAGCGACGACGCGAGCGCGAAGAGGTAGATGGCATTGTCCGCCACACGGGCCTGCTGGGCCTGGTGCTTTACCACGTCCTCCCGTTCCCACTTGCTTACGAGCTTGAAGTAGTGGGAGTGCTTCTGGACCAGCGACGCAAGCGTGTCGGCCTGTTCCTGAAGGGCCGGGTGGACGCCGTTGATTTCGGGCGCACGCGGCTTCAGCCCGAGGAACAGTTGGGCCCCCATCGGCAGGGCCTTCTGGATCACCGCCGGCGTGGTTGCGGCCGTCAGGATGCGCGAGAGGTTGTCGCCGATCGACTCGTCCGAGTCCCACAGCAGCGCCTCTTGGATCGACACCATCTTCTCGGCGAGCTGCTTCCCGCCGTACGCGAAGATGAAGGACTGCATGACCTCATTGGAGCCCTCCACGATGCCGTGGATGCGGTTGTCGCGCCACGCCCGCTCCAGCTCGTGTTCGGTCATGTAGCCCTCCCCGCCCATGACCTGCAGCGCCTCGTCGATGACGTTCCACCCGAAGTCGGAGCAAAACACCTTGGTGATGGCCGTCTCTACCATAATGTCGTCCTCCCCCTGGTCGAGAAGCCCCGTCATCATGTAGAGCATGGCGTCCATCGCGTAGGTCACCGCCGACATGCGGGCGATCTTCTGCTTCACGAGCTCAAAATCCGCCAGGGGCCGCTCGAACTGGTAGCGCGTCTGGGCCCA
This window encodes:
- a CDS encoding acyl-CoA dehydrogenase family protein, whose product is MADQGLSDIKGVSEEDQKMIENIETMMGPEPEDMGFIKNAFWGRLRDDLLFPYPQEGDEERERCDALLEELEAYLENEHPRVEIDQEQYIPEWVIDRLFDMGVMGMIIPEEYGGLGLGVTSYNRVLEMIGRYCASTAVMVSAHQSIGCKAIVMFGTEEQKEKYLPLVAREELSAFCLSEPNVGSDAAAQESFSVKTDDGDYILNGEKKWSTSGAMSGLCTVMCKNMVPNPETGELEQQGVNALIVTPDMDGVEVFENNRAKTGIRGTWQARFRFNDVRVPAENVLHEEGSGLKVALSCLNYGRCTLSAGVTGAAKAARDQGIKWAQTRYQFERPLADFELVKQKIARMSAVTYAMDAMLYMMTGLLDQGEDDIMVETAITKVFCSDFGWNVIDEALQVMGGEGYMTEHELERAWRDNRIHGIVEGSNEVMQSFIFAYGGKQLAEKMVSIQEALLWDSDESIGDNLSRILTAATTPAVIQKALPMGAQLFLGLKPRAPEINGVHPALQEQADTLASLVQKHSHYFKLVSKWEREDVVKHQAQQARVADNAIYLFALASSLSKMDDQLRSGEFGPEFERDRAAFEYLFEWFRRKIHRNFGRMRDNADESMRDAAEAARAHSDTLPNDDFYIHEGSPLGRDAGKAHPQEHIPQFEGEGEDPRAVDREPGDTDDLDLDEMVDDMTEPVDRGDGAPEESTAAPNPEDN